A window of bacterium contains these coding sequences:
- a CDS encoding ABC transporter substrate-binding protein, which produces MKRDTMTLFTRPVSRRGLLAGGAVIGLGAAGGRLLGLASPSQAQGMTGLSEQLGWLANAQMAGDFTAIGKGYFKDAGIDLKIQPGGPNIDPIQIVAGGGVPFGNVSSVAVLVNARSRGLPVKAFATALQRHPFAFIFLSKSGIHTPKDFEGKTIGIQATARPLLDAVLAKYQIPPDKVKVQFVGGDTRPLVTGQVDVITGWIIDAPQVEAVRQAGSFGYFKLWDLGIHLYAYTYFTTDRVLRDRKDLLARFLAASAKGWTYAADHPDEAVDWVIKAAPALSRPLELQTWKNEIPYMSSPATKQHGFGYMDPNVWKAISDTYYGLKQIPQPVPPGDVMTNEIVEMAKTPKI; this is translated from the coding sequence ATGAAGCGGGACACGATGACGCTCTTCACAAGACCGGTGAGCCGGCGTGGTCTTCTCGCCGGCGGCGCGGTAATCGGCCTGGGCGCGGCGGGCGGGCGGCTGCTGGGCCTGGCCTCGCCCTCGCAGGCACAGGGTATGACGGGTTTGTCGGAGCAGCTCGGCTGGCTCGCCAACGCCCAGATGGCCGGCGACTTCACCGCGATCGGGAAGGGCTATTTCAAGGACGCGGGCATCGACCTGAAGATCCAGCCGGGTGGCCCCAACATCGATCCGATCCAGATCGTCGCCGGCGGCGGCGTGCCCTTCGGCAACGTGTCGTCGGTCGCCGTCCTGGTGAACGCGCGCTCCCGAGGTCTTCCGGTGAAGGCGTTCGCCACCGCGCTGCAGCGGCACCCGTTCGCGTTCATATTCCTCTCCAAGTCCGGCATCCACACGCCCAAGGACTTCGAAGGCAAGACGATCGGCATCCAGGCGACCGCCCGGCCGCTGCTCGACGCGGTCCTGGCCAAATACCAGATCCCGCCGGACAAGGTGAAGGTGCAGTTCGTGGGCGGCGACACGCGGCCGCTCGTGACGGGCCAGGTCGATGTCATCACGGGCTGGATCATCGACGCGCCGCAGGTCGAAGCGGTGCGGCAGGCCGGCAGCTTCGGCTACTTCAAGCTCTGGGACCTCGGCATCCACCTGTACGCCTATACGTACTTCACGACCGACCGCGTGCTGCGCGACCGCAAGGATCTCCTGGCGCGCTTCCTCGCGGCGAGCGCGAAAGGCTGGACGTACGCCGCCGACCATCCCGACGAGGCCGTGGACTGGGTGATCAAGGCCGCGCCGGCGCTGAGCCGCCCGTTGGAGCTCCAGACGTGGAAGAACGAGATCCCGTACATGTCGTCGCCGGCGACGAAGCAGCACGGATTCGGCTACATGGACCCGAACGTGTGGAAGGCGATCAGCGACACCTACTACGGGCTGAAGCAGATTCCGCAACCGGTGCCGCCCGGCGACGTGATGACGAACGAGATCGTGGAAATGGCGAAGACGCCGAAGATCTGA
- a CDS encoding DUF6616 family protein, translated as MYYYIEEWKHRNEWLAMTPEDRGKFLYDLSPTVQTLIDEGAELVGYCINHNGHHDKTDRFLRVWRIPDKEFAQRIETALEKAGWRTFFDPGDTRGEVMTPQVAIPYLVNPEK; from the coding sequence ATGTATTACTACATTGAGGAATGGAAGCACCGCAACGAATGGCTTGCGATGACTCCGGAGGACCGGGGCAAGTTTTTGTACGACCTCAGCCCAACCGTTCAAACACTGATCGACGAAGGCGCGGAACTGGTCGGGTACTGCATCAACCACAACGGTCATCACGACAAGACCGATCGATTTCTGCGCGTCTGGCGGATCCCGGACAAAGAATTCGCGCAGCGCATCGAGACAGCCCTCGAGAAGGCCGGCTGGCGTACGTTTTTCGATCCAGGGGACACGCGCGGCGAAGTCATGACGCCGCAGGTCGCGATCCCCTACCTGGTCAACCCGGAGAAGTAA
- a CDS encoding DUF2971 domain-containing protein: protein MLSASNPTGVLVLDKKDRYLYHYTSIETALSHILPQGALRLGPFTKTNDPRESKDWKFVFVSYKNAFAEVSEEERARLAREAAQLAKNTCKVLCLTEDDERAVGGGIDSIYWRGFCRPRMWAQYADKHRGICLIFDRAQLRESIMTSLEASSVLFERSVEYHNRSSAPPPSKGPFFLNLDSMRSDGPERTIRKHISEYWRELFFEKALDWQDEKEFRWVVWDLTHSEHFVNFGSALRGIVVGPEFDDRLLPGLGDYVARYDLYLCRLDWNNGVPQGPFPRRASTPSPPSMWMTIADEWPQYHPLRKWNPHWHLNRAADLGLTVERYLELAAGGHPTPEEMKAITERTNITEHQWIEWEKSKPRPGAEPSKPK, encoded by the coding sequence ATGTTATCCGCATCAAATCCAACTGGCGTTCTCGTCCTCGACAAGAAAGACCGTTACCTTTACCATTACACGTCTATCGAAACGGCCCTCAGCCACATCCTGCCGCAAGGCGCACTACGCCTGGGTCCATTTACTAAGACCAACGATCCCCGCGAGAGCAAAGACTGGAAATTCGTCTTTGTATCATATAAAAATGCATTCGCCGAGGTCTCGGAGGAAGAACGTGCAAGGCTAGCGCGAGAGGCCGCGCAGTTGGCAAAGAACACCTGCAAGGTATTGTGCTTGACCGAGGATGACGAACGGGCCGTTGGCGGTGGCATCGACAGTATCTATTGGCGAGGATTCTGTCGCCCTCGAATGTGGGCGCAATACGCGGACAAACACCGAGGAATCTGCTTGATTTTCGACCGAGCGCAACTCCGTGAGTCTATAATGACATCCCTCGAAGCCTCTTCTGTGCTATTCGAGAGGAGCGTTGAGTACCACAACAGGTCCTCGGCTCCTCCCCCAAGCAAAGGTCCCTTCTTTCTCAACTTGGATTCGATGCGATCCGACGGGCCTGAAAGGACGATCCGTAAACACATCAGCGAGTACTGGCGTGAACTTTTCTTCGAAAAAGCGCTCGATTGGCAGGATGAAAAGGAATTTCGGTGGGTAGTTTGGGATCTAACTCATTCTGAGCATTTTGTCAACTTCGGAAGCGCTCTAAGAGGGATCGTCGTTGGCCCTGAATTTGATGATCGCCTCTTGCCAGGTCTCGGGGATTACGTCGCAAGATATGATCTTTATCTATGCCGGTTGGACTGGAATAACGGCGTCCCTCAAGGTCCCTTCCCCAGAAGAGCTTCCACTCCAAGTCCCCCCTCGATGTGGATGACCATCGCCGATGAATGGCCTCAATACCATCCGCTGAGGAAGTGGAATCCACACTGGCACCTCAACCGGGCCGCTGATTTGGGATTGACTGTAGAGCGCTATCTGGAACTTGCGGCTGGGGGCCACCCTACACCCGAAGAAATGAAGGCGATCACCGAACGCACGAATATCACCGAACACCAATGGATTGAATGGGAAAAATCCAAACCGCGACCTGGAGCGGAACCGTCTAAGCCTAAGTGA
- a CDS encoding restriction endonuclease, translating to MIALGAAGAWYFWIRLPQGDRQRRLQHIRTLGDLLACTPREFERRVGDILAETGYRSVRCVGGSGDLAADLTCRDQSGKSVVVQCKRYVPGHRVGSPDIQQFIGMMTVHHKADHGLFVTTSDFSGPAIDLARKHHVTLIGGRELTDLVHKIQLQRDSQAGAKQKPTSAVG from the coding sequence ATGATCGCGCTGGGTGCTGCGGGAGCATGGTATTTTTGGATCCGGCTTCCTCAAGGTGATCGGCAGCGCCGACTGCAACACATTCGGACGCTCGGCGACCTGCTCGCGTGTACGCCGCGAGAGTTTGAGCGGCGCGTCGGGGACATTCTCGCCGAGACCGGCTACCGAAGCGTCAGGTGCGTAGGTGGCTCAGGGGACCTTGCGGCCGATCTAACTTGCCGCGATCAAAGCGGAAAGTCGGTCGTCGTGCAATGTAAGCGGTACGTGCCAGGGCATCGTGTCGGATCGCCAGACATACAGCAGTTCATCGGCATGATGACCGTCCACCATAAAGCGGACCACGGGCTCTTTGTGACGACCTCGGATTTCTCCGGCCCGGCTATCGACCTCGCGAGGAAACATCACGTCACACTTATTGGCGGACGCGAATTGACGGATCTTGTCCACAAGATCCAGTTACAGCGCGATAGCCAGGCCGGAGCCAAGCAGAAGCCCACCAGCGCCGTCGGGTAG
- a CDS encoding recombinase family protein, whose product MGPIEQDGKTRVGIYCRVSTEEQKNTGVSLALQESRLREYAKIREWRIVKVYTDAGVSAKTTRRDALDQLREDVRARKINAVLVFKIDRLSRSLYDLLTLIREFQKRKVALVSLTESFDTDSPMGAAMVSMLGTFAEFEQRQVSARTTDALAKLREEGRVYGPTPFGFSRDGKRLKPNLRQLEIVRRIYTMRARGTSLRGIAAALNADRIRTQTGRRWAVRQIQYITKNTRLYGPHMETDQGKDKRAGR is encoded by the coding sequence ATGGGTCCGATTGAGCAAGACGGCAAGACACGCGTCGGTATTTACTGCCGCGTCTCGACCGAGGAGCAGAAGAACACCGGCGTCAGCCTGGCGCTACAGGAGAGCCGGTTGCGCGAGTACGCCAAGATACGTGAATGGCGCATCGTCAAGGTCTACACGGACGCGGGAGTCTCCGCGAAGACGACTCGCCGCGATGCCCTCGACCAACTGCGGGAGGATGTTCGAGCCCGCAAGATCAACGCGGTGTTGGTCTTCAAGATCGACCGGCTCAGTCGGAGCCTGTATGACCTGCTGACGCTCATTCGTGAGTTCCAAAAACGAAAGGTGGCGCTGGTCAGTCTCACCGAGTCCTTCGATACCGATTCCCCGATGGGCGCAGCCATGGTGTCGATGCTTGGAACGTTCGCGGAGTTCGAACAGCGCCAGGTCTCGGCCCGAACCACCGACGCACTCGCCAAGTTGCGTGAAGAAGGCCGAGTCTATGGCCCGACGCCGTTTGGATTCTCTCGGGACGGCAAGCGCCTCAAGCCAAACCTTCGTCAACTGGAGATCGTGCGGCGAATCTACACCATGCGGGCTCGGGGCACAAGCCTTCGAGGAATCGCCGCCGCCCTGAACGCCGACCGGATCAGAACGCAGACGGGGAGGCGTTGGGCGGTGCGACAGATTCAGTACATCACCAAGAATACTCGGCTCTATGGCCCCCACATGGAGACCGACCAGGGCAAAGACAAGCGTGCAGGCCGGTAA
- a CDS encoding tyrosine-type recombinase/integrase, with amino-acid sequence MPGHIRKFRKYHVLRIHIGHRKYRDYYYRTRQEAEAAQAELATHVRAHSSGLGIAGSPKERLAPYLHDWLDLRRGRLSPKTAERYDSMITRIGKDPLGSLLLHRVSSRSLEAFYVRLGERGLSATTAHHYHRFLHKTLRDAERQELIRQNPAHLAEGPRRTQARPEVWTEAQVHLFLSEARERSQHYPLYLFLAATGCRLGEALALHWTDVDLREADVTIRSSLVRPRGGGYVVKTPKTRSSERCVGIPQELIECLKAMPRRGEFVFSRRDGGPLHANNLRRRDLQKLWEKRLDGTPSSLTAMSWRRALHNLRHFHASYLLQQGANVRAVSERLGHRTASFTLNTYAHVIRRKDATTGMIAEFLARSV; translated from the coding sequence ATGCCAGGGCATATCCGAAAGTTCCGGAAGTATCACGTTCTTCGGATTCACATCGGGCACAGGAAGTACCGAGACTACTACTACCGAACCCGTCAAGAGGCCGAGGCCGCGCAGGCAGAACTAGCGACCCATGTGCGGGCGCACTCCTCGGGTCTCGGCATCGCCGGGAGTCCCAAAGAGCGATTGGCACCGTACCTGCATGACTGGCTCGACCTGCGCCGAGGGCGACTCTCCCCGAAGACCGCAGAGCGATACGACTCAATGATTACACGGATTGGGAAAGACCCGCTCGGCAGCCTGCTCCTACACCGCGTCTCCAGTCGCTCCCTCGAAGCGTTCTATGTACGGCTTGGGGAGCGGGGACTGTCGGCGACGACAGCCCATCACTACCACCGCTTTTTACACAAGACGCTCAGAGATGCTGAGCGGCAGGAATTGATCCGCCAGAACCCGGCGCACCTGGCTGAGGGGCCACGGCGCACACAAGCACGACCGGAGGTCTGGACAGAAGCGCAGGTCCATTTGTTCCTGAGCGAAGCCCGCGAGCGAAGCCAGCACTATCCGCTGTACTTGTTCTTAGCCGCCACAGGGTGCCGCCTGGGAGAGGCCCTGGCGCTTCACTGGACAGACGTGGACCTGAGGGAAGCGGACGTGACGATCCGCTCTTCGCTCGTGAGGCCGCGCGGCGGCGGATACGTAGTGAAGACTCCAAAGACCCGCAGTTCGGAACGATGCGTCGGGATCCCTCAGGAACTTATCGAGTGCTTGAAGGCGATGCCCAGACGGGGAGAGTTTGTCTTCTCGCGGCGGGACGGTGGGCCGCTCCACGCGAACAATCTGCGACGGCGCGACCTCCAGAAACTGTGGGAGAAAAGGTTGGATGGCACTCCGTCATCGTTGACAGCGATGTCATGGAGGCGGGCCCTGCACAACCTCAGACACTTTCATGCCTCGTATCTCCTCCAGCAAGGTGCCAACGTGCGGGCCGTCTCGGAGAGACTGGGGCACCGAACAGCATCATTCACACTGAACACCTACGCTCACGTCATCCGCCGGAAGGACGCGACCACGGGGATGATTGCGGAGTTTCTGGCGCGATCAGTGTGA
- a CDS encoding restriction endonuclease, protein MNTVIVLVSLFALLVFVAWIIDNAKTAKVYRTLRPKLDNLENQEQAFKNQQADWARKLENHEQAFKNQQADWARTLEAEKFEWARKIEADKKAIEMIAHEKSVGFPWLAEAYADYFHLLDMKESNYLRHKSHPAVKSAQQVREIAQQRRIAEKTWRVLKYQLKYYEELFPFLVEFKEEAIDDLIRQLTTGTPQPEADDEDPVRHWLTQAEYSSLASATRNQLALDRYWRRKKSSWELGRDYERYIGYLYEVDGCRVFYQGIIEGFADLGRDLVVEHPSGQIEIIQCKYWSQDKLIHEKHIFQLYGTLVAYRIDHPQSQVSATFVTSTALSDRANQFTKALNIRSLQHQPLKQYPCIKCNVSQRDGEKIYHLPFDQQYDRTLIGHHKLECYLTTVAEAERLGFRRAFRWHGDSAAL, encoded by the coding sequence ATGAACACCGTAATCGTCTTAGTCAGCCTTTTCGCCCTGCTGGTCTTCGTCGCGTGGATCATAGACAATGCGAAGACCGCCAAAGTCTATCGCACCCTAAGGCCGAAGCTCGACAATCTTGAAAACCAGGAACAAGCCTTCAAGAATCAACAGGCTGATTGGGCGCGAAAGCTTGAAAACCACGAACAAGCCTTCAAGAATCAACAGGCTGATTGGGCGCGAACTCTTGAGGCAGAGAAGTTCGAATGGGCTCGGAAGATCGAGGCGGACAAGAAAGCTATTGAGATGATCGCGCACGAAAAATCCGTGGGTTTCCCCTGGCTGGCAGAGGCGTATGCGGACTACTTCCACCTGCTGGACATGAAAGAATCGAATTACCTACGGCACAAATCGCATCCAGCCGTGAAATCAGCGCAGCAAGTTCGTGAAATCGCACAGCAGCGGCGAATCGCCGAAAAGACATGGCGTGTTCTGAAGTATCAACTCAAATATTACGAGGAACTCTTCCCATTCTTGGTCGAGTTCAAAGAAGAGGCCATCGACGACCTCATTCGTCAACTGACGACAGGCACTCCACAGCCAGAAGCGGACGACGAAGATCCGGTAAGGCACTGGTTGACGCAGGCCGAGTACAGCAGTCTTGCGTCAGCAACAAGAAACCAGCTGGCGCTCGACCGGTATTGGCGAAGGAAGAAGTCCTCCTGGGAACTGGGCCGGGACTACGAGCGGTACATTGGCTATCTGTATGAAGTTGACGGGTGCCGCGTGTTCTACCAAGGCATCATCGAGGGGTTCGCAGATCTTGGTCGAGACTTGGTGGTTGAACACCCTAGCGGCCAAATCGAAATTATCCAGTGCAAATACTGGTCCCAGGACAAGCTCATCCACGAGAAGCATATCTTTCAACTCTACGGCACCCTGGTTGCGTATCGGATCGACCATCCTCAGTCCCAGGTTTCCGCCACCTTCGTGACCTCCACGGCTCTGTCGGACAGGGCCAACCAATTTACGAAGGCTCTAAACATACGTTCCTTGCAACACCAGCCCTTAAAGCAATATCCTTGCATAAAGTGCAACGTGTCGCAGAGGGACGGCGAGAAGATCTACCATCTTCCTTTTGACCAGCAGTACGACAGGACACTGATCGGGCACCACAAGCTGGAGTGCTATTTGACGACCGTGGCAGAGGCTGAACGACTTGGATTTCGCAGGGCCTTTCGCTGGCACGGAGATTCTGCGGCGTTGTAG
- a CDS encoding SgcJ/EcaC family oxidoreductase, translated as MWLVGALLMSALFAGAALRVDAQSADEKTVRALYDRYIEAFRAKDINKIMSLYLPDESLVVFDAVPPRQYVGAKAFRKDYEGFFAIFPGPNAGKFDDLRVTAAGTLAYAHTIGTFDLTDKAGKHVTWTFRLTDVFRKLNGKWTIVHEHASWPVDPATGKADFLSKP; from the coding sequence GTGTGGCTCGTCGGCGCACTGCTCATGTCCGCGCTGTTCGCCGGCGCCGCCCTGCGGGTTGATGCGCAGTCGGCGGACGAGAAGACCGTGAGAGCGCTGTACGACCGATACATTGAAGCGTTCCGGGCGAAGGACATCAACAAGATCATGTCCCTGTACCTTCCGGATGAGAGCCTGGTCGTGTTCGACGCGGTGCCGCCTCGTCAATACGTCGGCGCGAAGGCCTTCCGAAAAGACTATGAGGGATTTTTCGCCATATTCCCCGGCCCGAATGCGGGCAAATTCGATGATCTTCGTGTCACCGCCGCGGGCACGCTCGCGTACGCGCACACTATCGGCACCTTCGATTTGACCGACAAGGCCGGCAAACATGTCACGTGGACGTTCCGCCTCACCGACGTCTTCCGCAAACTCAACGGGAAGTGGACTATCGTCCATGAGCATGCTTCGTGGCCGGTTGATCCGGCGACCGGCAAGGCGGATTTCCTCTCAAAGCCGTAA
- a CDS encoding 2Fe-2S iron-sulfur cluster-binding protein, translating into MSLTVEVDGRPVEAEEGTTILQALRRAGVDTPTLCYHPNLTPINVCRVCVVELAGSRALVPSCSRRVEAGMQIRTGSERVRRARKVVLELLASSVDTSTAPDLRAYLAEYGGDPMRFGAGVRRVEDPLRDDNDLYVREYEKCILCYKCVEACGDDAQFTFALSVAGRGFAARIDTGADAPLLDSRCVFCGNCVAVCPTGALMPLIEHRMRQAGKWDEPRQHITETICPYCGVGCALELHVQDNRIVKVTSPSDHSVTRGHLCVKGRFGFTFVRPDVPSE; encoded by the coding sequence GTGAGCCTGACGGTCGAAGTCGACGGGCGGCCGGTGGAGGCGGAGGAAGGGACGACCATCCTGCAGGCGCTGCGGCGCGCCGGCGTCGACACGCCGACCCTCTGCTACCATCCAAACCTGACGCCGATCAACGTCTGCCGGGTCTGCGTCGTGGAACTCGCGGGCAGCCGTGCCCTCGTTCCTTCCTGCTCCCGCCGCGTCGAGGCCGGCATGCAGATCCGCACCGGCAGCGAGCGGGTGCGGCGGGCGCGGAAGGTGGTCCTGGAGCTGCTGGCCTCATCGGTGGATACGTCCACGGCGCCTGACCTGCGGGCCTACCTCGCGGAGTACGGCGGGGACCCGATGCGCTTTGGAGCCGGCGTGCGCCGGGTGGAGGACCCGTTACGCGACGACAACGACCTCTACGTGCGCGAGTACGAGAAGTGCATCCTCTGCTACAAATGCGTCGAAGCCTGCGGCGACGACGCGCAATTTACGTTCGCCCTCTCGGTCGCCGGCCGGGGGTTCGCCGCGCGGATCGACACCGGGGCAGACGCACCGCTGCTCGACTCCCGCTGCGTGTTCTGCGGCAACTGCGTGGCCGTGTGTCCGACGGGAGCGCTGATGCCGCTGATCGAACACCGCATGCGGCAGGCGGGGAAGTGGGACGAACCACGGCAGCATATCACCGAGACGATCTGCCCATACTGCGGCGTCGGCTGCGCCTTGGAGCTGCACGTGCAGGACAATCGGATCGTCAAGGTCACGTCGCCTTCGGACCACAGCGTGACGCGCGGCCACCTCTGCGTCAAGGGACGGTTCGGCTTCACCTTCGTCCGACCGGACGTCCCTTCCGAGTAG
- a CDS encoding NADH-ubiquinone oxidoreductase-F iron-sulfur binding region domain-containing protein, producing the protein MPEVRRLLARAGRVDPQSLAGYRGANGYGALTKAVERGAEWVLSELDASGLLGRGGAAFPAGRKWRAVAGARGRRRVVCNADESEPGTFKDRVLMEEDPFAVVEAMTIAGLTVGAEEGLVYIRGEYHLAAERLRHAIAQAEDAGLLGADVARSGRAFRIRVFRGAGAYICGEETALFNSVEGRRGEPRNKPPFPTEAGLFGDPTLVNNVETLCAVPLVVRDGAAEFRRCGTEQSAGTKLFCLSGHVARPGVYEVPFGTTLRELLALAGGVWQGRHLKAVLCGGAAGTFLGPERLDLPLTFEDLRTAGGTVGSGAVIVLDETAAVWDVVLRVARFFQEESCGQCVPCRVGTQRQWEIVARLAAGQPRPGDAALLREVGAAMTDASICGLGQTASGAVLSALEIAGGVP; encoded by the coding sequence GTGCCTGAGGTCCGGCGGCTGCTTGCGCGCGCCGGCCGAGTGGACCCCCAGAGCCTGGCCGGGTACCGTGGGGCGAACGGTTACGGCGCCCTGACGAAGGCCGTCGAGCGCGGCGCCGAATGGGTGCTGTCGGAACTGGACGCGTCGGGCCTGCTCGGACGGGGCGGCGCCGCCTTCCCCGCCGGCCGTAAGTGGCGCGCCGTGGCCGGGGCGCGGGGGCGGCGGCGGGTCGTCTGCAACGCTGACGAGAGTGAACCCGGCACGTTCAAGGACCGCGTGCTGATGGAGGAAGACCCGTTCGCGGTCGTCGAGGCGATGACCATTGCCGGCCTGACCGTAGGGGCGGAGGAAGGGTTGGTGTACATCCGCGGCGAGTATCATCTGGCCGCGGAACGTCTGCGGCACGCGATCGCGCAGGCCGAGGACGCCGGACTCCTCGGCGCCGACGTGGCCCGCTCGGGCCGGGCCTTTCGCATCCGGGTCTTCCGGGGTGCCGGCGCCTACATCTGCGGGGAAGAGACGGCGCTCTTCAATTCGGTCGAGGGGCGACGGGGCGAGCCGCGCAACAAGCCCCCGTTCCCGACCGAGGCCGGCCTCTTCGGCGACCCAACGCTGGTCAACAACGTGGAAACGCTCTGCGCCGTGCCCCTCGTGGTGCGGGACGGCGCGGCGGAGTTCCGGCGCTGCGGTACGGAACAGTCGGCCGGCACGAAGCTCTTCTGCCTGAGCGGCCACGTCGCGCGCCCCGGAGTGTATGAGGTTCCGTTCGGCACCACGCTGCGCGAACTGCTCGCGCTCGCCGGCGGCGTCTGGCAGGGACGACACCTCAAGGCCGTCCTGTGTGGCGGTGCGGCCGGCACGTTCCTCGGGCCGGAGCGGCTGGACCTGCCTCTGACGTTCGAAGACCTGCGAACCGCCGGGGGAACGGTCGGCTCGGGCGCGGTGATCGTGCTGGACGAGACGGCCGCGGTCTGGGACGTCGTCCTGCGCGTGGCACGCTTCTTCCAGGAAGAATCGTGCGGGCAGTGCGTCCCCTGCCGCGTCGGCACGCAGCGGCAGTGGGAGATCGTCGCGCGCCTGGCCGCCGGGCAGCCGCGGCCGGGGGACGCCGCGCTGCTGCGGGAGGTCGGCGCGGCCATGACGGACGCGTCCATCTGCGGGCTGGGGCAGACGGCGTCCGGCGCGGTGCTGAGCGCGCTCGAGATCGCGGGAGGAGTGCCGTGA
- a CDS encoding NAD(P)H-dependent oxidoreductase subunit E, with translation MPTERNPPHAVADDERATVDRALARLGADPRRSDLLPLLHEIQASLGWLPKGALELLADKMRLSFPDVWGVATFYALFRLEPPRGAAVHVCDDVPCRLRGADSLLQALEARYGPARRFTGEAHGAQAAGRACAVEWETVPCLGQCDHAPVAAVAGRLHRHATVEEIAAAAKGSAGA, from the coding sequence ATGCCGACTGAGCGCAATCCCCCGCACGCCGTCGCGGACGATGAGCGGGCGACGGTCGACCGCGCGCTCGCCCGGCTCGGCGCCGACCCTCGTCGGTCGGATCTCCTGCCGCTGCTCCATGAGATTCAAGCCTCCCTCGGATGGCTTCCCAAGGGCGCGCTCGAGCTGCTCGCCGACAAGATGCGCCTGTCCTTCCCCGACGTCTGGGGTGTGGCCACCTTCTATGCGCTGTTCCGGCTCGAGCCGCCGCGCGGAGCGGCCGTTCACGTCTGCGACGACGTCCCCTGCCGTTTGCGCGGCGCCGATTCGCTGCTCCAAGCGCTCGAAGCGCGGTACGGGCCGGCCCGGCGCTTCACCGGTGAGGCCCACGGGGCGCAGGCCGCCGGCCGAGCCTGCGCCGTCGAGTGGGAGACCGTCCCCTGCCTCGGCCAGTGCGACCACGCGCCGGTCGCCGCCGTCGCCGGGCGCCTGCACCGGCACGCTACGGTTGAGGAAATCGCCGCGGCGGCGAAAGGATCCGCCGGTGCCTGA